In the Salinirubrum litoreum genome, one interval contains:
- a CDS encoding ABC transporter substrate-binding protein produces MPRIGRREACAVLASSVTATSGCLGSLTTTRVRLVWSRAAGREALVGDALADAGLPTDVELSVGAGFMADTRDRFESAIDDGDSTPELLVYGGNTAGEDLRLTAANYELPDLRSVAGSDIAEGAFRMGRRAMTVGDSLVGLPLFAVPSVVAYRRDWVAEEGYPVADWDDDPPTWTTFAQAVRDVRDERDVEGFLFETDGGDYPTGLFHDLLAGYGGGYFGDPSQFLFGPVGDRPVTVGDAAGVAAARHLRSLVESGETGVTGLGPDESVSERAALERVATGEAVACRTLASRLGTLGRPAVDRIGVTRVPRVSGIEGPLPWTGGPPSSYFGQYAVLNPNATGGTRDAAAAVLRAMATDTFQRRLFEAALGAGDRHVWFPARRSAYPRTTGEADDLRQFARPVRDANESGLTLPVTRAWTEQYRAIDDTLSELLAGDSDPDPAMASLAEELRRIEASE; encoded by the coding sequence GTGCCACGAATCGGGCGACGAGAGGCGTGTGCGGTACTCGCCTCGAGTGTGACCGCGACGAGCGGTTGTCTCGGCTCGCTGACGACGACCCGTGTTCGACTCGTCTGGAGTCGTGCGGCCGGCCGAGAAGCCCTCGTCGGCGACGCCCTCGCCGACGCCGGCCTGCCGACCGACGTGGAACTGTCGGTCGGTGCTGGCTTCATGGCCGACACGCGAGACCGTTTCGAGTCGGCCATCGACGACGGCGACAGTACGCCGGAACTGCTCGTCTACGGCGGGAACACGGCCGGCGAGGACCTGCGACTCACCGCCGCAAACTACGAGTTACCCGACCTGCGATCGGTCGCCGGGTCGGATATCGCCGAGGGAGCGTTCCGAATGGGTCGCCGGGCGATGACGGTCGGCGACAGCCTCGTCGGACTCCCGCTGTTCGCGGTCCCTTCGGTCGTCGCGTACCGCCGGGACTGGGTGGCAGAAGAGGGGTATCCGGTCGCCGATTGGGACGACGATCCGCCGACGTGGACGACGTTCGCGCAGGCAGTGCGAGACGTGCGGGACGAACGAGACGTCGAGGGATTCTTGTTCGAGACCGACGGCGGCGACTACCCCACCGGGTTGTTTCACGACCTGCTCGCCGGCTACGGCGGGGGGTACTTCGGCGACCCCTCGCAGTTCCTGTTCGGCCCGGTCGGCGACCGCCCGGTGACGGTCGGCGACGCCGCCGGAGTCGCGGCCGCCCGCCACCTCCGGTCGCTCGTCGAGTCCGGCGAGACGGGCGTCACCGGACTCGGTCCCGACGAGTCGGTCTCTGAGCGGGCGGCGCTCGAACGCGTGGCGACCGGCGAGGCGGTCGCCTGCCGGACGCTCGCGTCACGACTCGGCACGCTCGGCCGACCGGCAGTGGACCGAATCGGCGTGACCCGCGTTCCGCGTGTCAGCGGTATCGAAGGCCCCCTGCCGTGGACCGGCGGCCCGCCGAGTAGCTACTTCGGGCAGTACGCCGTCCTCAACCCGAACGCGACCGGCGGCACGCGCGATGCGGCCGCCGCCGTCCTGCGGGCGATGGCGACCGACACCTTCCAGCGTCGACTGTTCGAGGCGGCTCTCGGAGCGGGCGACCGACACGTCTGGTTCCCGGCGCGCCGGTCGGCGTATCCACGGACGACCGGCGAGGCGGACGACCTCCGGCAGTTCGCACGACCGGTCCGCGACGCGAACGAGTCCGGACTCACGCTCCCCGTCACTCGCGCGTGGACCGAGCAGTATCGCGCCATCGACGACACGCTCTCGGAACTCCTCGCCGGTGACAGCGATCCGGACCCGGCGATGGCGTCGCTGGCAGAGGAGTTGCGTCGGATCGAGGCGTCCGAGTGA
- a CDS encoding DUF63 family protein, which yields MAVLPEGFALPPFPYLLAVLGGLAGVGWLVVQRRPPVTDRTIAGFAPWMLVGSASHVLSVVGALPPVVDPLAGTPTVYGTVAVLAGGVWLLADAQADGTDTTARLLGGLGLLALAVPVALALLDGLGRGSLRLFWPTVGLLGSIVLSAGVWLLLRRLRPVVEVTGAAGALAVFGHVLDGVSTAVGIDLLGFGERSPLSRYLIEFAAELPTASVIGSGWLFVVVKVLLAGFLVVLLSDYVEEEPTEGYLLVGFVAAVGLGPGAHNLLLFTVA from the coding sequence ATGGCTGTACTCCCCGAGGGGTTCGCGCTCCCGCCGTTCCCCTACCTGCTCGCGGTGCTCGGCGGTCTCGCGGGCGTCGGCTGGCTGGTCGTCCAGCGCCGCCCGCCCGTCACCGACCGGACTATCGCCGGCTTCGCGCCGTGGATGCTGGTCGGCAGTGCGAGCCACGTGCTCTCCGTCGTCGGCGCGCTCCCCCCGGTGGTCGACCCGCTGGCCGGCACACCGACGGTCTACGGCACGGTCGCGGTGCTCGCCGGTGGAGTCTGGCTCCTCGCGGACGCGCAGGCGGACGGCACCGACACGACCGCCCGACTGCTCGGCGGACTCGGACTCCTCGCGCTCGCGGTGCCGGTCGCACTGGCACTCCTCGACGGACTCGGCCGTGGCTCGCTCCGACTGTTCTGGCCGACGGTCGGGCTTCTCGGCTCCATCGTCCTGAGTGCCGGCGTCTGGCTCCTCCTCCGCCGGCTTCGGCCGGTCGTCGAGGTGACGGGCGCGGCGGGCGCGCTGGCGGTGTTCGGCCACGTCCTCGACGGGGTCTCGACAGCCGTCGGCATCGACCTGCTCGGCTTCGGCGAGCGGTCGCCGCTCTCCCGGTATCTGATCGAGTTCGCCGCCGAGTTGCCGACCGCGAGCGTGATCGGCAGTGGCTGGCTGTTCGTCGTCGTGAAGGTCCTGCTGGCGGGCTTTCTGGTCGTCCTGCTGTCGGACTACGTCGAAGAAGAACCGACCGAGGGCTACCTGCTCGTGGGGTTCGTCGCGGCCGTGGGTCTCGGACCGGGGGCGCACAACCTGCTGTTGTTCACGGTCGCCTGA
- a CDS encoding carbohydrate kinase family protein yields the protein MARVICVGHVNWDVTLRVDRLPEPDGESVIEERRTAGGGSAANVAVGLVGLDTPATLLGSVGIDDHGRSARRELVTAGVDCGPLVVTESGPTAVKYLVVDPTGEVMVLSRGGANEAFSADDLPARTLAGAEHLHLTSQHPGTAAELAHRARAEGVTVSIDPGRRVADRDFDAAIEASDLVFLNDREAAAGYAGDLVADGRTVVVKHGPEGAEIRREATSPAVHEGFPVESVDTTGAGDAFAAGFLASRLQGADDDRALAVANACGALTAGETGARVGLDWDVVESVLAGD from the coding sequence ATGGCTCGCGTCATCTGCGTCGGGCACGTCAACTGGGACGTGACGCTCCGGGTCGACCGCCTCCCCGAACCGGACGGTGAGTCGGTCATCGAGGAGCGGCGGACCGCCGGCGGTGGGAGCGCGGCCAACGTCGCGGTCGGCCTCGTCGGTCTCGACACGCCGGCGACGCTGCTGGGGAGTGTCGGCATCGACGACCACGGCCGCTCTGCCCGGCGGGAACTCGTCACCGCCGGGGTGGACTGCGGGCCACTCGTCGTCACCGAGTCGGGACCGACCGCCGTGAAGTATCTCGTGGTCGATCCGACCGGCGAGGTGATGGTGCTCTCGCGGGGCGGCGCGAACGAAGCGTTCTCGGCGGACGACCTGCCGGCCCGGACGCTCGCCGGCGCGGAGCACCTCCACCTGACGAGTCAGCATCCCGGGACGGCCGCCGAACTCGCCCACCGGGCGCGTGCCGAGGGCGTGACGGTCAGCATCGACCCCGGCCGTCGGGTCGCGGACCGGGACTTCGACGCCGCCATCGAGGCGTCGGACCTCGTCTTCCTGAACGACCGCGAGGCCGCGGCCGGGTACGCCGGCGACCTCGTCGCCGACGGGCGAACCGTGGTCGTCAAGCACGGCCCCGAGGGAGCGGAGATCAGACGCGAGGCGACGTCGCCCGCGGTCCACGAGGGGTTCCCGGTCGAGTCGGTGGACACGACCGGCGCGGGCGACGCCTTCGCGGCCGGCTTCCTCGCCAGTCGCCTCCAGGGAGCAGACGACGACCGCGCGCTCGCGGTCGCCAACGCCTGCGGCGCGCTGACGGCGGGCGAGACCGGTGCTCGGGTCGGACTCGACTGGGACGTCGTGGAGTCGGTGCTCGCGGGCGACTGA
- a CDS encoding phosphoribosyltransferase family protein: MNRAEKAALQLQAVAVLRMLKETRTYEELAEVTGLPAGDLNRYVNGHVLPGAERAGEVVEGVGREALADELEDRIRFDDEGYVDNSDVVFDQSFLDLVAPVAANSFEFGRPDVVLTAATDGITLGAAMASYFDARLAYAKKSKETAVEEFIESRQRLASGIELTYYLPASALSAGQRVLVVDDLIRSGETQELLLDIAKQADAEVTGVFALIAVGDEGMSRAETLADAPVGALTTME, translated from the coding sequence ATGAACAGAGCAGAGAAGGCCGCCCTCCAGTTGCAGGCCGTCGCCGTCCTCCGGATGCTGAAGGAGACGCGGACCTACGAGGAACTGGCGGAGGTGACCGGCCTCCCCGCTGGCGATCTGAACCGGTACGTCAACGGGCACGTCCTGCCCGGCGCGGAACGGGCGGGCGAGGTCGTCGAAGGCGTCGGCCGCGAGGCGCTCGCCGACGAGTTGGAAGACCGCATTCGCTTCGACGACGAGGGCTACGTCGACAACTCCGACGTCGTCTTCGACCAGTCCTTTCTCGACTTGGTCGCACCGGTCGCCGCGAACAGCTTCGAGTTCGGTCGCCCGGACGTGGTGTTGACCGCCGCGACCGACGGCATCACCCTCGGCGCGGCGATGGCGTCGTACTTCGACGCCCGCCTCGCCTACGCGAAGAAGTCGAAGGAGACGGCCGTCGAGGAGTTCATCGAGTCCCGCCAGCGACTCGCCTCGGGCATCGAACTCACCTACTACCTCCCGGCCAGTGCACTCTCGGCCGGTCAGCGCGTGCTGGTCGTCGACGACCTGATCCGCTCCGGCGAGACCCAGGAACTCCTGCTCGACATCGCGAAACAGGCCGACGCCGAGGTGACGGGCGTCTTCGCGCTCATCGCGGTCGGCGACGAGGGGATGTCCCGCGCCGAGACGCTCGCGGACGCCCCGGTCGGCGCGCTGACGACGATGGAGTGA